In a genomic window of Halobiforma lacisalsi AJ5:
- a CDS encoding transcription initiation factor IIB — protein MTQPIIDHARSEHSKQEPERETELCPECETDTIVHDPDRSERVCEQCGLVLTEDPIDYGPEWRAFNAQEHDELSRVGAPLTQSMHDRGLTTTIDWRNKDANGRSMSAEKHGQIHRLRVWQERIRTKNAGERNLKYALSEIDRMVSALGVPTPVKETASVIYRRALEQDLIRGRSIEGVATSALYTACRKEDIPRSLEEVTAVSRVDQREIGRTYRYIADELDINLEPTNPRQFVPRFCSELDVGKDVETKAVEIIEQTTEQGLHSGKSPTGFAAAAIYAAGLLCDETIPQRAVAETAQTTVVTVRNRYREQLDAIDQAPAT, from the coding sequence ATGACACAGCCCATCATCGACCACGCGAGAAGCGAACATAGCAAGCAGGAACCCGAACGGGAGACGGAGCTGTGTCCCGAATGTGAGACCGACACCATCGTGCACGATCCGGACCGCAGCGAGCGCGTCTGCGAGCAGTGCGGGCTCGTCCTCACGGAGGATCCCATCGATTACGGCCCGGAATGGCGCGCATTCAACGCCCAGGAGCACGACGAACTGTCGCGCGTGGGCGCACCGCTGACCCAGTCGATGCACGACCGCGGGCTGACGACGACGATCGACTGGCGAAACAAGGACGCGAACGGCCGCTCGATGTCCGCCGAAAAACACGGACAGATCCACCGGCTCCGGGTCTGGCAGGAGCGCATCCGAACGAAAAACGCCGGCGAGCGAAACCTCAAGTACGCCCTCTCGGAGATCGACCGCATGGTCAGCGCGCTCGGCGTCCCGACCCCGGTCAAGGAAACTGCAAGCGTCATCTACCGGCGCGCCCTCGAGCAGGACCTCATCCGCGGACGGTCGATCGAAGGCGTCGCCACCAGCGCGCTCTACACCGCCTGCCGCAAGGAGGACATCCCCCGCAGCCTCGAGGAGGTAACGGCTGTCTCGAGGGTCGACCAGCGCGAGATCGGGCGCACCTATCGCTACATCGCCGACGAACTCGACATCAACCTCGAGCCGACCAACCCACGCCAGTTCGTGCCCCGGTTCTGTTCGGAACTGGACGTCGGCAAGGATGTCGAGACGAAAGCCGTCGAAATCATCGAACAGACCACCGAGCAAGGGCTGCACTCGGGCAAGTCGCCAACTGGCTTCGCCGCGGCGGCGATCTACGCGGCCGGACTACTCTGTGACGAGACGATCCCGCAGCGTGCGGTCGCGGAGACGGCACAGACGACCGTCGTCACGGTCAGGAACAGGTACCGGGAACAGCTGGACGCGATCGACCAGGCGCCGGCTACATGA
- a CDS encoding methyl-accepting chemotaxis protein, protein MSTVSTERVDATDGGGGLRGRYEAILWGMMDRLEITESAERKMIAAVVLQFLGTIAVFALPVVFLGPGEAFSVFPTAQIVLTGVVFLLAVVAFVNTMLIAREDIIRPIQEIQTVADDIANGHLDTHPPTPDQEDEVGDLQRSVVSMHAYLTTVGDQADALAREEFDADVLEEEVPGEFGDSLERMRTGLEERIDELEASREEIEQQRREVEQRNAALEADAERCRDVLERCAEGDFTHRVDVESDHEAMVEIADGLNAMLDDVSATLDRIQTMADEVDQVGTEVSTSVAEMENASAEVSESAEEISVATDEQNDRFEEVLDEMSDLSATIEEIASTADGVADVSEEAADSARTGRETASAAIEELDRLERRTEAIVERIEALDEELTAVTEVVTLIDEIAEETNLLAVNASIEAARATGDGSRFAVVASEIKSLAEETGDATGEIDEMVTDVQASAQEAVEEIQTMQREVADGAETIEESLEVLEEIADRVQEANDGVQSINEATDEQARTSQGVVTMVDEATEQSERTLQETSSVAAAAEEQTATVSEIAGAAESLSRTAAELNGQLEAFTVEG, encoded by the coding sequence ATGTCAACTGTTTCGACCGAGCGAGTCGACGCCACCGACGGAGGGGGAGGTCTCCGCGGCCGGTACGAGGCGATCCTCTGGGGGATGATGGATCGCCTGGAGATCACGGAAAGCGCCGAACGGAAGATGATCGCGGCGGTCGTCCTGCAGTTTCTCGGAACGATCGCGGTCTTCGCGCTTCCGGTCGTTTTCCTCGGACCGGGCGAAGCCTTCTCCGTGTTCCCGACCGCACAGATCGTGCTCACCGGCGTCGTGTTCCTCCTCGCCGTAGTCGCGTTCGTCAACACGATGCTGATCGCCCGGGAGGACATCATCCGACCGATCCAGGAGATCCAGACCGTCGCGGACGACATCGCGAACGGCCACCTTGATACCCACCCGCCGACACCCGACCAGGAGGACGAGGTCGGCGACCTGCAACGGTCCGTCGTCTCGATGCACGCGTACCTGACCACCGTCGGCGACCAGGCCGACGCCCTCGCCCGCGAGGAGTTCGACGCCGACGTCCTCGAGGAGGAGGTCCCCGGGGAGTTCGGTGACTCCCTCGAGCGGATGCGAACCGGGCTCGAGGAACGGATCGACGAACTCGAGGCGAGCCGGGAGGAGATCGAACAGCAGCGCCGGGAGGTCGAACAGCGCAACGCCGCCCTCGAGGCCGACGCCGAGCGGTGCCGGGACGTCCTCGAGCGGTGTGCCGAGGGCGATTTCACCCACCGCGTCGACGTCGAGAGCGACCACGAGGCGATGGTCGAGATCGCCGACGGGTTGAACGCGATGCTCGACGACGTCTCGGCCACGCTCGACCGGATCCAGACGATGGCCGACGAGGTCGACCAGGTCGGGACGGAGGTCTCGACGAGCGTCGCCGAGATGGAGAACGCGAGCGCGGAGGTCAGCGAGTCCGCCGAGGAGATCTCGGTCGCGACCGACGAGCAGAACGACCGCTTCGAGGAGGTGCTCGACGAGATGAGCGACCTCTCGGCGACGATCGAGGAGATCGCGTCGACGGCCGACGGGGTCGCGGACGTCTCCGAGGAGGCCGCCGACAGTGCCCGCACCGGCCGCGAAACGGCCAGCGCCGCCATCGAGGAGCTCGATCGCCTCGAGCGACGGACCGAGGCGATCGTCGAGCGGATCGAGGCCCTCGACGAGGAACTCACCGCGGTCACGGAGGTCGTCACCCTGATCGACGAGATCGCCGAGGAGACGAACCTGCTCGCGGTCAACGCCTCGATCGAGGCCGCCCGTGCGACCGGCGACGGGAGCCGGTTCGCAGTCGTCGCCAGCGAGATCAAGTCCCTCGCGGAGGAGACCGGCGACGCGACCGGCGAAATCGACGAGATGGTAACCGACGTCCAGGCGTCGGCCCAGGAGGCGGTCGAGGAGATTCAGACGATGCAACGCGAAGTCGCCGACGGCGCCGAGACGATCGAGGAGAGCCTCGAGGTGCTCGAGGAGATCGCCGACCGGGTGCAGGAGGCAAACGACGGCGTGCAGTCGATCAACGAGGCGACCGACGAGCAGGCCCGGACGAGCCAGGGCGTCGTGACGATGGTCGACGAGGCGACCGAACAGAGCGAACGGACCCTTCAGGAGACCAGCAGCGTCGCGGCAGCCGCCGAGGAACAGACGGCGACGGTCTCGGAGATCGCCGGCGCGGCGGAGTCGCTGTCACGGACGGCCGCGGAGTTGAACGGACAGCTCGAGGCCTTCACGGTCGAGGGCTGA
- a CDS encoding polysaccharide deacetylase family protein, with the protein MGSVVISLDAELGWGFHDLERPPLERLESGRRGWRRMLDLCAEFDVPATWAVVGHLMLESCDGVHADHPAPDGWFDRERGEWTDREDLRFAPDLVRGVVDSDVDHEFASHSFSHVLFGRPETDREIAQAELERSLEIADEWGESVNSFVYPRNDVGHRDVLAEHGISAYRGRSPTYDGVRGLVDSTVRSRSMLVQPTVDEYGLIDVPASLFLFGFEGPVRTVAESIWEDPMVVQARRGIDQAVRNDGLFHMWLHPNNLTRERDDRRMRAILSYLDRRRSETDLAVETMGDVAERLAVTRGVDGGTVAADGGSETKTADDD; encoded by the coding sequence GTGGGTAGCGTCGTGATATCGCTCGACGCCGAACTCGGCTGGGGCTTTCACGACCTCGAACGACCGCCGCTCGAGCGGCTCGAATCCGGCCGCCGCGGCTGGCGTCGAATGCTCGATCTCTGCGCCGAGTTCGACGTGCCCGCGACCTGGGCCGTCGTCGGACACCTGATGCTCGAGTCCTGTGACGGCGTCCACGCCGACCACCCCGCGCCAGACGGCTGGTTCGACCGCGAACGCGGCGAGTGGACGGACCGCGAGGACCTGCGCTTCGCCCCCGATCTCGTCCGGGGCGTCGTCGACTCCGACGTCGATCACGAGTTCGCCAGCCACTCGTTCTCCCACGTCCTCTTCGGACGGCCGGAGACTGACCGTGAGATCGCACAGGCCGAACTCGAGCGCAGTCTCGAGATCGCCGACGAGTGGGGTGAGTCGGTCAACTCGTTCGTCTACCCGCGTAACGACGTCGGACATCGCGACGTGCTCGCCGAACACGGGATCTCCGCGTACAGAGGGCGATCGCCGACCTACGACGGGGTCCGGGGGCTGGTCGACTCGACGGTCCGGTCGCGGTCGATGCTCGTCCAGCCGACGGTCGACGAGTACGGCCTGATCGACGTGCCGGCCTCGCTGTTCCTGTTCGGGTTCGAGGGGCCGGTACGTACCGTTGCGGAGTCGATCTGGGAGGATCCGATGGTCGTCCAGGCTCGACGGGGGATCGATCAGGCGGTACGAAACGACGGCCTGTTCCACATGTGGCTCCACCCGAACAACCTCACTCGCGAGCGGGATGACCGGCGTATGCGGGCGATCCTCTCCTATCTCGATCGTCGCCGGTCCGAGACCGACCTCGCCGTCGAGACGATGGGCGACGTCGCCGAACGGCTCGCCGTCACCCGCGGGGTCGACGGCGGGACCGTCGCGGCCGACGGCGGATCGGAGACGAAGACGGCCGACGACGACTAG
- a CDS encoding Gfo/Idh/MocA family protein, which yields MLSLSSPFSRRTDSSTLRLGVLGVGNIGMVHLKSARAMADVEVVAAADAVPENRRRAERAGVARTYDDYAALLEAEALDVAVVALPPVLHREAVERAAEAGVDVFVEKPLARSTDEADRLLEAAADGAIAVGVDHTLRYQPDIVGVAEEYADGAVGHVPYASMTRLNDGPLGRPPADSAPASWPLDPEAAGGGSLLELGIHCFDVLEHLFGELEVRSASLGTTLEIPVEDAATVLLEAPETGTTITLHCGSYQWEELPEVNTRLRLEGVTGTISNEDHLPDNIYVDAAREALKNVASRVTDDEPTVFGPTFYLQAHYRALEDFCDAVRAGESPPIDGEDGRRTLALAERAYELAAEDARKRDEDPLESEADARDSDRDGDRDQDEAEVTL from the coding sequence ATGCTCTCGCTTTCGTCACCGTTCAGCCGGCGGACCGACTCGAGTACGCTCCGACTGGGGGTACTCGGGGTCGGAAATATCGGCATGGTACATCTGAAGTCGGCACGGGCGATGGCCGACGTCGAGGTCGTCGCCGCCGCCGACGCCGTTCCGGAGAACCGCAGGCGCGCCGAACGCGCCGGCGTGGCCCGGACCTACGACGACTACGCGGCGCTGCTCGAGGCCGAAGCCCTCGATGTCGCGGTCGTCGCGTTGCCGCCCGTCCTCCACCGCGAGGCGGTCGAACGGGCCGCCGAAGCCGGTGTCGACGTCTTCGTCGAAAAACCCCTCGCTCGCTCGACCGACGAGGCGGATCGACTCCTCGAGGCCGCGGCGGACGGGGCCATCGCGGTCGGCGTCGACCACACGCTGCGATACCAGCCCGATATCGTCGGCGTCGCCGAGGAATACGCGGACGGTGCAGTCGGACACGTCCCCTACGCCTCGATGACGCGGCTCAACGACGGCCCGCTCGGTCGGCCTCCGGCCGACTCCGCCCCCGCGTCGTGGCCGTTAGACCCCGAGGCGGCCGGCGGCGGCTCCCTGCTCGAGCTCGGCATCCACTGTTTCGACGTCCTCGAGCACCTGTTCGGTGAACTCGAGGTGCGGAGCGCGTCGCTCGGTACGACCCTGGAGATTCCCGTCGAGGACGCGGCGACGGTGCTCCTCGAGGCCCCCGAGACCGGGACGACGATCACGCTGCACTGTGGCTCCTACCAGTGGGAGGAACTCCCCGAGGTGAACACCCGACTACGGCTCGAGGGCGTCACGGGGACGATCAGCAACGAGGACCACCTGCCCGACAACATCTACGTCGACGCGGCGAGGGAAGCCCTGAAGAACGTCGCGAGCCGCGTCACCGACGACGAGCCGACGGTGTTCGGTCCGACCTTCTACCTGCAGGCCCACTACCGGGCGCTCGAGGACTTCTGCGACGCGGTTCGCGCGGGCGAGTCGCCGCCGATCGACGGCGAGGACGGCAGGCGGACGCTCGCGCTGGCCGAGCGGGCGTACGAACTGGCTGCCGAGGACGCCCGGAAGCGCGACGAGGATCCGTTGGAATCGGAGGCGGACGCTCGCGACAGCGACCGAGACGGTGACCGAGACCAGGACGAAGCGGAGGTGACCCTGTAA
- a CDS encoding DUF354 domain-containing protein — MRILVFANTPAHVHLYRHAVDRLSDAGHEVLVLTREYACTTDLLEFYGLPYRRYGEHDVAASSTLSIARELGDQIVSIVREALRFEPDVVFGRGPYASLAGTVARAPTVLVLDDEPGDFNHTVSRPFADCILSPRVTRRDLGDSHYTFDGFKECAYLHPEVFEADGAVREYLGVDEDEPYALVRFNALDALHDAGLEGFTRQQRRDLIDRLSERATVFVSDEGGEMDLRNLPARPYDLHPALIHDAMAEASLLIADTGTMVTEAGLLGTPALRYRGTDDHEYGEFRELERVGLAEQFDGYAGVRDRAIELLADDGADARWRRRRRTYVGDLVNLTDLLVDVAEAAGDLEELERSSRAVLRPASATASGRP; from the coding sequence ATGCGGATTCTGGTCTTCGCGAACACGCCTGCACACGTCCACCTGTACCGTCACGCCGTCGATCGACTCTCGGACGCGGGCCACGAGGTCCTCGTCCTGACCCGTGAGTACGCCTGTACGACCGACCTACTCGAGTTCTACGGCCTCCCCTACCGACGCTACGGCGAACACGACGTGGCTGCCTCCTCCACGCTTTCGATCGCTCGGGAACTCGGCGATCAGATAGTCTCGATCGTCCGCGAGGCGCTGCGGTTCGAGCCGGACGTCGTCTTCGGGCGGGGCCCCTACGCTTCCCTCGCGGGAACGGTCGCTCGAGCGCCGACCGTGCTCGTGCTCGACGACGAACCGGGCGATTTCAACCACACCGTTTCGCGACCGTTCGCCGACTGTATCCTCTCGCCGCGGGTGACGCGTCGGGATCTCGGCGATTCCCACTACACCTTCGACGGCTTCAAGGAGTGTGCGTATCTCCACCCGGAGGTCTTCGAGGCCGACGGCGCGGTCCGCGAGTACCTCGGCGTCGACGAGGACGAGCCGTACGCGCTGGTCCGGTTCAACGCCCTCGACGCGCTCCACGACGCGGGCCTCGAGGGGTTCACCCGGCAACAGCGGCGGGACCTGATCGATCGGCTGAGCGAGCGTGCGACCGTCTTCGTCTCGGACGAGGGCGGCGAGATGGACCTGCGGAACCTGCCCGCCCGACCGTACGATCTCCATCCCGCACTGATCCACGACGCGATGGCCGAGGCGTCGCTGCTGATCGCCGACACGGGGACGATGGTCACCGAGGCGGGCCTGCTCGGGACGCCGGCACTGCGATATCGGGGCACCGACGACCACGAGTACGGCGAGTTCCGGGAACTCGAGCGGGTCGGCCTCGCCGAACAGTTCGACGGCTACGCCGGGGTCCGGGACCGTGCAATAGAGTTGCTCGCAGACGACGGGGCCGACGCCCGCTGGCGACGGCGGCGCCGGACCTACGTCGGGGACCTCGTGAACCTGACCGACCTGCTGGTCGACGTGGCGGAAGCGGCGGGCGACCTCGAGGAACTCGAGCGGTCCTCGAGGGCGGTGCTGCGGCCGGCGTCGGCCACGGCGTCGGGGCGTCCGTAG
- a CDS encoding NAD-dependent epimerase/dehydratase family protein — protein MTGRTAAVTGATGFLGTHLCERLLADGWAVRGLSRPSSDRGRLADSEVEWYVGDLFDGPTLRSLVDGADAVFHLAGVGLWSADPDTVVRVNRDGTANVLEACRDSDDVGRLVFTSTAGTRRPGNGDAFADEEDVADPIGAYQEGKAAAERLVDRYADGDDGGDAVTVHPTSVFGPGDESFTPQLLAMGLEPTMPAHLPGGLSIVGVDDVVDGIVRAYERGETGDHYILGGENLTYDRAVRRIADAANGSAMPARVRVPATAIRAAGPVAETVGAVTNRQVFPFNRDMARLATERLFYTSQKASEELGYEYRPLEAHLPETLEWYREEFMD, from the coding sequence ATGACTGGACGAACGGCTGCAGTCACCGGCGCCACCGGCTTCCTCGGTACGCACCTCTGCGAACGGCTGCTCGCGGACGGCTGGGCGGTGCGCGGGCTGAGCCGGCCGAGTTCGGACCGCGGTCGCCTCGCCGACTCGGAGGTCGAGTGGTACGTCGGCGACCTCTTCGACGGGCCGACGCTGCGCTCGCTCGTCGACGGCGCGGACGCGGTCTTTCACCTTGCCGGCGTCGGCCTCTGGAGCGCCGATCCGGACACCGTCGTTCGCGTCAACCGGGACGGCACGGCGAACGTACTCGAGGCCTGCCGGGACTCTGACGACGTCGGCCGCCTCGTGTTCACCAGCACGGCGGGCACCCGCCGACCAGGCAACGGCGACGCGTTCGCGGACGAGGAAGACGTCGCGGACCCGATCGGTGCCTACCAGGAGGGGAAGGCGGCCGCCGAGCGGCTGGTCGATCGCTACGCGGACGGCGACGACGGCGGCGACGCGGTCACCGTCCACCCGACCTCGGTCTTCGGACCCGGCGACGAGTCGTTTACGCCGCAACTACTGGCGATGGGCCTCGAGCCGACGATGCCGGCCCACCTCCCCGGCGGGTTGAGCATCGTCGGCGTCGACGACGTCGTCGACGGCATCGTGCGGGCCTACGAGCGCGGCGAGACCGGCGACCACTACATCCTCGGCGGCGAGAACCTCACGTACGATCGCGCGGTCCGGCGGATCGCCGACGCGGCCAACGGGTCAGCGATGCCGGCACGGGTCCGCGTCCCCGCGACAGCGATCCGTGCGGCCGGCCCAGTCGCGGAGACGGTCGGGGCGGTCACGAACCGGCAGGTCTTCCCGTTCAACCGTGACATGGCCCGGCTGGCGACCGAGCGCCTGTTCTACACCTCGCAGAAGGCGAGCGAGGAGCTCGGCTACGAGTACCGGCCGCTGGAAGCTCACCTCCCCGAGACCCTCGAGTGGTACCGAGAGGAATTCATGGACTAA
- a CDS encoding trimeric intracellular cation channel family protein, with translation MNTVGLIAFALVGSSKAIREEFDLFGIAVVGLAMAFAGGATRDLLVSRVPLALQSPIEIALGLIGVGLAIGLSAVLSSPDTHPITLVSDAVGLAAFATTGAIVATEANVSAFGVVAIATINAVGGGAVADVLLDRAPFILFDDFYASCAVLGGSAYWAAVTVGAAGTTAAALCATVTVGTRLAAVTYGWHLPTMQTLGLIGNRATDE, from the coding sequence ATGAACACGGTCGGCCTGATCGCGTTCGCGCTCGTGGGCTCCTCGAAGGCGATCCGCGAGGAGTTCGATCTGTTCGGGATCGCCGTCGTCGGGCTGGCGATGGCCTTCGCCGGCGGAGCGACCCGTGATCTCCTCGTGAGCCGGGTGCCGCTGGCGCTGCAGTCACCGATCGAGATCGCGCTGGGGCTGATCGGCGTCGGCCTGGCGATCGGCCTGAGCGCCGTCCTGTCGTCGCCCGACACCCACCCCATCACGCTCGTCTCCGACGCCGTCGGACTCGCGGCCTTCGCCACGACCGGCGCGATCGTCGCGACCGAAGCGAACGTCTCGGCGTTCGGCGTCGTCGCGATCGCCACGATCAACGCGGTCGGCGGCGGCGCAGTCGCCGACGTCCTCCTCGATCGTGCGCCCTTCATCCTCTTCGACGACTTCTACGCGAGCTGTGCGGTCCTGGGCGGGAGCGCGTACTGGGCGGCGGTCACTGTGGGCGCGGCGGGTACCACCGCCGCGGCGCTCTGTGCGACCGTGACCGTCGGGACGCGGCTGGCGGCGGTGACGTACGGCTGGCACCTCCCGACGATGCAGACGCTCGGGTTGATCGGCAATCGAGCGACCGACGAATAG
- a CDS encoding alkaline phosphatase family protein has product MSGSSPTSQRAFVLGLDGVPWRLIERWSDEGELPNFAKLREEGASGPLESTTPPTTPLAWPSIATGVWPDKHGIYGFQNLSSEYSHEMYTSHDVKQPPLWEQISPAHIGNVPMTYPAREIDGTMVTGMMTPSTEREFTHPPELKDEIDRRIPDYEISLEYPEYADRLDDFETAVSEMLADRRELMRLQMDNAGDDWRLFFFVYTAPDRFQHLIWDMDRLLEHYRSLDDVLGEVMSYTDRHDADLYVVSDHGFGEIEQLVYVNHILEREGYLFRREDEGTRGALASLGISRDRIRDALQRVGISEEVLVSKLPRRLLDTVAEQIPGDHALYDVDYERTVAFVHDAGNCYINDTARFDNGVVDPEDVTEIKTELAAVFESVTDSEGRQLLQVYDGEELFPTDESSPDLIVNGIDGYESRNAIADEPFGDTGTYAASHRSTGIVLCRGPSIDAGATLRGARVVDVAPTLLHGIGEPVPKNADGRVLFDAFDEEATPATTKVRRSDVSRLETDDDVDEDFDDVEDRLKGLGYME; this is encoded by the coding sequence ATGAGCGGATCTTCCCCCACGTCACAGCGAGCGTTCGTACTCGGCCTCGACGGCGTACCGTGGCGATTGATCGAGCGGTGGAGCGACGAGGGCGAACTGCCCAACTTCGCGAAACTCCGCGAAGAAGGAGCCTCCGGCCCGCTCGAGAGCACGACGCCACCGACGACACCGCTCGCGTGGCCGTCGATCGCGACCGGCGTCTGGCCGGACAAACACGGGATCTACGGCTTCCAGAACCTCTCTTCGGAATACTCCCACGAGATGTACACCAGCCACGACGTGAAGCAGCCGCCGCTGTGGGAGCAGATCTCGCCGGCCCACATCGGCAACGTCCCGATGACCTACCCGGCGCGTGAGATCGACGGCACGATGGTGACCGGGATGATGACGCCGTCGACCGAGCGGGAGTTCACCCACCCGCCGGAGCTCAAAGACGAGATCGACCGCCGGATCCCCGACTACGAGATCAGTCTCGAATACCCCGAATACGCGGATCGGCTGGACGACTTCGAGACCGCCGTCTCGGAGATGCTCGCGGACCGGCGCGAACTGATGCGCCTGCAGATGGACAACGCCGGCGACGACTGGCGGCTGTTCTTCTTCGTCTACACGGCCCCCGACCGGTTCCAGCACCTCATCTGGGACATGGACCGGCTGCTCGAGCACTACCGGTCGCTCGACGACGTTCTCGGCGAGGTGATGTCGTACACGGACCGCCACGACGCCGACCTCTACGTGGTCTCGGACCACGGGTTCGGGGAGATCGAACAGCTTGTCTACGTCAACCACATCCTCGAGCGGGAGGGGTACCTCTTCAGGCGCGAGGACGAGGGAACCCGGGGGGCGCTCGCGAGCCTCGGCATCTCCCGGGACCGCATCCGGGACGCGCTCCAGCGGGTCGGTATCTCCGAGGAGGTGCTCGTCTCGAAGCTCCCGCGGCGACTGCTGGATACGGTCGCCGAGCAGATCCCCGGCGATCACGCCCTCTACGACGTCGACTACGAGCGGACGGTGGCGTTCGTCCACGACGCCGGCAACTGCTACATCAACGACACCGCACGGTTCGACAACGGCGTCGTCGATCCGGAGGACGTCACGGAAATAAAGACGGAGCTAGCGGCGGTGTTCGAGTCGGTTACCGATAGCGAGGGCCGCCAACTGCTCCAGGTCTACGACGGCGAGGAGCTGTTCCCCACCGACGAGTCGTCGCCGGATCTGATCGTCAACGGGATCGACGGCTACGAGTCGCGAAACGCGATCGCCGACGAGCCCTTCGGCGACACCGGAACCTACGCCGCGAGCCACCGCAGCACGGGGATCGTCCTCTGTCGCGGCCCATCGATCGACGCGGGGGCGACCTTGCGCGGCGCACGCGTCGTCGACGTCGCGCCGACGCTGCTACACGGGATCGGCGAACCGGTCCCGAAGAACGCCGACGGCAGGGTGCTGTTCGACGCCTTCGACGAGGAGGCGACGCCGGCCACCACGAAGGTCAGGCGGTCCGACGTCTCGCGGCTCGAGACCGACGACGACGTCGACGAGGACTTCGACGACGTCGAGGATCGGTTGAAGGGCCTGGGGTATATGGAGTAG
- a CDS encoding DUF7344 domain-containing protein yields MSSIDTSLPDELASSVGDGEDDERLSKDVIFELLKNRRRREVLAYLLEAEETVTLGELAEQIAAWENDTDVNALSSDQRKRVYVALYQTHLPKMDDAGIVEYDQDRGLISLSDNADLLMMYLDTESHQQDRWDRWYGALSAIGAVLVGGAFLGAPVLSAIPTIGLAGAILVALCGLSITHAVANRKQERTVDGKLDRIE; encoded by the coding sequence ATGTCGTCGATCGATACCTCTTTGCCCGACGAACTCGCCTCGTCCGTCGGTGACGGAGAGGACGACGAACGACTCTCGAAGGACGTCATTTTCGAACTCCTCAAGAACCGTCGCCGACGGGAAGTGCTCGCCTACCTGCTCGAGGCCGAGGAGACCGTGACCCTCGGCGAACTCGCCGAGCAGATCGCGGCCTGGGAGAACGATACGGACGTCAACGCGCTCAGTTCCGACCAGCGAAAGCGCGTCTACGTCGCCCTCTACCAGACCCACTTGCCCAAGATGGACGACGCCGGAATCGTCGAGTACGATCAGGATCGGGGCCTGATCTCGCTGTCGGACAACGCCGATCTCCTCATGATGTACCTGGATACGGAGTCGCATCAACAGGATCGGTGGGACCGATGGTACGGCGCGTTGAGCGCGATCGGCGCGGTCCTGGTCGGGGGCGCGTTCCTCGGGGCACCGGTGCTTTCCGCCATCCCGACGATCGGACTCGCCGGAGCCATCCTCGTTGCGCTCTGTGGCCTCTCGATCACCCATGCCGTGGCCAACCGAAAACAGGAGCGAACCGTCGACGGCAAACTGGACCGAATCGAGTGA